The DNA region CACTTTTCATGCACTTTAAAAAATGGGCGATACAGCATCCAAGAGTTAAACATCGCAAATAACACCATCAAAGCATTATGCAAACTTCCGTTGGCTGCTAAATAAGCACCAATTGGAGCTGGCATCGACCAAGGTAACATTGAGATAAATGGGTCGAGTATTCCGAGTTGAGTGAAATGCCACGCAATCACGGCATTGATTAACGGCACAAACACAAAAGGTAAGAAGAAAAGCGGGTTCATAATGATCGGAAAGCCGAACAAAATCGGTTCGTTAATGTTGAATAAAGCTGGAATAAAGCCAATTTTACCAACGGAGTTGAGCTGTTTTGAGCGGCTTTTCATTGCCATGAAGACTAAGGGGAGGGTTGAACCAACCCCGCCAATTAATAAGTAGTAATCCCAAAAACCTTGCAGATAAATATGAGGAGCCGGCTCACCTATAGCCAGTGCAGCCTGATTTGAAATTAAGCCACTGAGCCAAAATGGATTCATAATTCCAGTGACAATTAATGCGCCATGGATCCCCATAAACCAAAGGATTTGGCAAAGCAGTAATGAAAACAATACCGCGGTTAATGTGTCACTGGCGATGACTAAAGGCTTGAACGCTTCGGTGACTAATTGTGGGAAATATAAACCTGTATATTGTTTTAAGGTTAAATTAATAATCGCAAGAGAAAGCATAATAAATAACAGCGGTAAAATTAGCTTAAAGCCATTGCGAGTGATCAACGGGACTTCTTCGGGTAAATCTAAAAACCAGCCTTTTTTATAAAAAAACCGGATCACTTCAATGCTGTAAATACTTGAGATCAGGGCAGTAAATAGGCCGTTACCACCTAAAAAACTTTCTGGTGAAGATTGCTCAACCGCACCAGTTAATAATAAAAAAGCAACGCAACCGGTCAATCCCGAAAGCCTCTCTGGAATTCGATATTGTTTAGCTAAGCTGGCACTCGCGCCAAAGGCAATGAATAAAGCTATCAGCCCCATGGTATGCTCAAACATGGTCGAAAAGAAATGCCGATGCTCGAGCAAAAATGCGTTTATGTTGGGGTAATTGGCTGGATTAAACGGCGGGAAAATGAAGGGAACAAATAAGCTACCCACAATAATAAAGGGCATCGCAATTTGAAAACCATCACGAATGGCAATCAGATGTTTACTGCTCGCTAACCAGTTCGCCACGGGAGAAATGTGACGTTCAACACGTTTCATCAGTATTTGATTGGTTTGATGGTTCATTTTTTCCCTACCCAAAAGTTTATCGAGATCTCATTTTGCCAGACTTTCTTATTTAATCCGGTGATCAAATTCACAGTTAGGTTTCCAACTAATGGAAACCGGTTTCCATATTGTTTCCTTGTGCTAATTTATTATCAACAGAACAAGACATACAAATTAAATTACTCAATAGGAATACTGCCATGAAAAAAATTATGCTTTGCTGCTCAGCTGGAATGTCAACTAGCATGCTGATGAAAAAAATGATCGAGGAAGCGGCTAAACGCAACCTAGAAGTGGATATTCAAGCTTTCGGCGCTTCAGAGTTTGACCAAAAAGCGCCTAACTTCCAGTGTGTTTTACTTGGCCCTCAAATCAAATATATGCAAGCAGATCTACAAAAGAAAGCTGATGCATACGGTATTAAGGTAGAACCAATTAACATGATGGATTACGGCATGCAGAAGGGCGACAAAGTTCTCGATCACGCGCTGTCTTTGATTGATTAATGGTCAATCATAACAACCAAAACCAATCAGTGGCACATCGAATTTTATCATAGCGTGCCACTCGTCATGACCACTTCGCTTGCAATCTGTATTTACTTTTTTGCAGGTATTTATCTCAGACAAATCTAGGACGCATGTATGAGCTCAATTAATGATTTATTGACGAACTTTATTGAACAAAAAGTGACGCCAATCGCAGGACGCATCGGCAATCAGAAATACGTTACTTCCATTCGTGATGGCTTTATTTCAGCGTTACCATTTATGATCGTTGGTTCGTTCATGCTGGTGTTTATTTTCCCTCCCTTTTCA from Vibrio casei includes:
- a CDS encoding PTS sugar transporter subunit IIC, which encodes MNHQTNQILMKRVERHISPVANWLASSKHLIAIRDGFQIAMPFIIVGSLFVPFIFPPFNPANYPNINAFLLEHRHFFSTMFEHTMGLIALFIAFGASASLAKQYRIPERLSGLTGCVAFLLLTGAVEQSSPESFLGGNGLFTALISSIYSIEVIRFFYKKGWFLDLPEEVPLITRNGFKLILPLLFIMLSLAIINLTLKQYTGLYFPQLVTEAFKPLVIASDTLTAVLFSLLLCQILWFMGIHGALIVTGIMNPFWLSGLISNQAALAIGEPAPHIYLQGFWDYYLLIGGVGSTLPLVFMAMKSRSKQLNSVGKIGFIPALFNINEPILFGFPIIMNPLFFLPFVFVPLINAVIAWHFTQLGILDPFISMLPWSMPAPIGAYLAANGSLHNALMVLFAMFNSWMLYRPFFKVHEKWLIDQETQTIS
- a CDS encoding PTS sugar transporter subunit IIB, whose product is MKKIMLCCSAGMSTSMLMKKMIEEAAKRNLEVDIQAFGASEFDQKAPNFQCVLLGPQIKYMQADLQKKADAYGIKVEPINMMDYGMQKGDKVLDHALSLID